From a single Pseudobutyrivibrio xylanivorans genomic region:
- a CDS encoding response regulator transcription factor gives MNNILICDDEQDIVSALRIYLESEGMNVTSASNGREAVEIMKSPAGKSMQLILLDVMMPEMDGIAAMAEIRKDSNVPIIMLTAKSEDADKVIGLTVGADDYVTKPFNPVELMARVKSQLRRYTLLGAQNTNTNIVNADIISVGGIELNDKSKEVTLDGNPVSLTPLEYDILKLLITHKGEVLSPRDIYENVWKESVIGAESTVAVHIRHLREKLEYDSANPRYIKAVWGHGYKVENL, from the coding sequence ATGAACAATATTCTAATTTGCGATGATGAACAGGATATCGTATCAGCACTTCGAATTTATCTTGAGAGCGAGGGAATGAATGTGACCTCGGCCTCAAATGGAAGAGAAGCAGTGGAGATTATGAAAAGCCCAGCAGGAAAAAGTATGCAGCTCATCTTACTTGATGTGATGATGCCAGAGATGGACGGAATTGCTGCTATGGCTGAGATTCGGAAGGATTCAAATGTGCCTATCATCATGCTAACTGCAAAGAGTGAGGATGCGGACAAGGTTATCGGACTCACAGTAGGGGCAGATGATTATGTTACAAAGCCATTCAATCCAGTGGAGCTTATGGCAAGAGTGAAGTCTCAGCTGAGACGATACACATTGCTTGGCGCTCAGAACACAAATACAAATATCGTAAATGCGGATATCATTTCTGTAGGCGGTATTGAGCTGAATGATAAATCAAAGGAAGTTACATTAGATGGAAATCCTGTTTCACTTACTCCATTAGAATATGATATTTTAAAGCTCCTTATTACACATAAGGGTGAAGTTCTCTCTCCACGGGACATTTATGAAAACGTCTGGAAGGAGTCAGTTATTGGTGCAGAAAGTACCGTGGCTGTCCATATCAGACATCTCAGAGAAAAGCTGGAATATGATAGTGCCAACCCACGCTACATAAAGGCAGTATGGGGGCACGGATATAAGGTGGAAAATCTTTAA
- a CDS encoding alpha/beta hydrolase, translating into MDKNFPTNRSIWIKNEPEIDVNQFSKVELDIQYAEESVNQILDIWYPDQGEGPYPVVIVFHGGAFAAGHKRTHYIKSMCKPISQGYAIATVEYRLYSEAKWPAQLYDGKAAIRFLRANAEKYNLDPNKFVVWGNSAGGNVTQLLAVTGDNMEMDDLSIGVEASSKVQAAIAWYTTSELMSAEQFGFDIAEKRNATGAGKGMMPGDGKGNNSMFGELLGYNPVLYPDRTMKASPITFVTEDCPPILLQHGTNDMVIDPRQSIYMKDKIDEICGEGRAQLDLFEGEPHGSQVIKADENITHCIDWLDEIFWDGKNPYRGPLKDIVILPQEN; encoded by the coding sequence ATGGACAAGAATTTTCCAACTAACAGAAGTATTTGGATAAAGAATGAGCCTGAAATCGATGTCAACCAGTTCAGTAAGGTAGAGCTTGATATTCAGTACGCAGAAGAATCGGTTAATCAGATTTTGGATATCTGGTATCCAGACCAAGGCGAAGGTCCTTATCCAGTTGTAATCGTGTTCCACGGCGGTGCTTTCGCGGCAGGTCACAAGCGTACACATTACATCAAGAGCATGTGCAAGCCAATTTCACAGGGTTATGCAATTGCAACAGTTGAGTACAGATTATATTCAGAGGCAAAATGGCCTGCACAGTTATATGATGGAAAGGCTGCAATCCGTTTCCTTAGAGCAAACGCTGAGAAATACAACCTTGATCCAAACAAATTTGTAGTTTGGGGCAACTCAGCTGGTGGTAATGTTACCCAGCTTCTTGCTGTTACAGGCGACAATATGGAGATGGATGACCTTAGCATTGGTGTCGAGGCATCAAGCAAGGTTCAGGCCGCTATTGCATGGTACACAACAAGCGAGCTTATGAGTGCTGAGCAGTTTGGTTTCGATATTGCAGAAAAGAGAAACGCTACAGGCGCAGGAAAGGGAATGATGCCTGGTGACGGAAAGGGCAACAATTCAATGTTTGGAGAGCTTTTGGGCTACAACCCAGTTCTTTATCCAGACAGAACTATGAAGGCAAGTCCAATCACCTTCGTAACAGAGGATTGTCCTCCAATTCTTCTTCAGCACGGAACAAACGATATGGTCATCGATCCACGTCAGTCAATTTATATGAAGGATAAGATTGATGAAATTTGCGGAGAGGGCAGAGCTCAGCTTGATTTATTCGAGGGCGAGCCTCACGGAAGCCAGGTTATTAAGGCAGACGAGAACATCACTCACTGTATTGACTGGCTTGACGAAATTTTCTGGGATGGAAAGAATCCATACAGAGGACCATTGAAGGATATCGTAATCCTTCCACAGGAGAATTAA
- a CDS encoding GntP family permease, protein MATTLSVIGLLVAAILFIVVIWKGLDVFTSTILVSFIIILTSWMNWWDSLTSYAAGYTGFIGSQIFVLVIGAVFGELMAASGAAESLANIITEKLGVKNVILSITVITTVFVYVGISGFVVLFVIAPIATVMMKRAGYPYRMIPGIIFIGATCSAMLPYAINVTNTIPASIIAEQLPGESVSLGSAPVLGIIAFVVSTAVGYGYMVYAAKKAAVAEGTVVDTTTPVKIVPTRDDLPSVGIALIPFVVVIALVLALSNIEAIKIDNANAVVVVAMFVGSLLLVLLCRKQIGDKLKDTIGKGVQNGVGATVMAAAIIGFSTVLQTSIGFEAIKNWVLNFNMNPYITEFLGLNILAGIMGSGTAAVQTFFQFFTTTLVQKGASPAALHRIAPAAVTGMNTLPNAGGMVAQLNWMKISLKDGYKYVFVTSVVAPMVGAFVACLVAMVMY, encoded by the coding sequence ATGGCAACAACACTTTCGGTTATTGGCCTTCTTGTTGCAGCGATTCTGTTTATCGTTGTTATCTGGAAGGGACTTGATGTTTTCACATCAACAATTTTAGTTTCATTTATTATCATCCTTACAAGCTGGATGAACTGGTGGGATTCACTTACAAGCTACGCGGCTGGATATACGGGCTTTATCGGAAGTCAGATATTCGTACTTGTAATCGGTGCTGTATTTGGTGAGCTTATGGCTGCATCTGGTGCTGCTGAGTCACTTGCAAATATCATCACTGAAAAGCTTGGTGTAAAGAATGTAATTCTTTCAATCACTGTTATCACAACAGTATTCGTTTATGTAGGTATTTCTGGTTTCGTAGTTCTTTTCGTTATTGCTCCAATCGCGACAGTTATGATGAAGAGAGCAGGTTATCCATACAGAATGATTCCTGGTATCATCTTCATCGGAGCTACATGCTCAGCTATGTTACCATACGCAATCAACGTTACAAACACAATCCCTGCATCAATCATCGCTGAGCAGCTTCCAGGCGAGTCAGTTTCATTAGGAAGCGCTCCAGTTTTAGGTATTATCGCATTCGTTGTTTCTACAGCTGTAGGTTACGGTTACATGGTATACGCTGCAAAGAAGGCAGCTGTTGCTGAGGGTACAGTTGTTGATACAACCACTCCAGTAAAGATTGTTCCTACAAGAGATGACCTTCCATCAGTTGGTATTGCTCTTATTCCTTTCGTAGTGGTTATCGCATTAGTTCTTGCATTATCAAACATCGAAGCAATTAAGATTGATAACGCAAACGCAGTAGTAGTCGTAGCTATGTTCGTAGGTAGCTTATTACTTGTTCTTCTTTGCCGCAAGCAGATTGGCGACAAGCTTAAGGACACAATCGGCAAGGGTGTTCAGAATGGTGTTGGTGCAACTGTTATGGCTGCAGCTATCATCGGTTTTTCAACAGTTTTACAGACAAGCATCGGTTTCGAGGCTATCAAGAACTGGGTACTTAACTTCAACATGAACCCATACATCACTGAGTTCTTAGGACTTAACATTTTGGCTGGTATCATGGGAAGTGGAACAGCAGCTGTTCAGACATTCTTCCAGTTCTTCACAACAACACTTGTTCAGAAGGGTGCTTCTCCAGCAGCACTTCACCGTATCGCTCCAGCAGCCGTTACAGGTATGAATACATTACCAAACGCTGGTGGTATGGTTGCTCAGCTCAACTGGATGAAGATTTCTTTAAAGGATGGTTACAAGTATGTATTTGTAACATCTGTAGTTGCTCCAATGGTTGGCGCATTCGTAGCTTGCCTTGTTGCAATGGTTATGTATTAA
- a CDS encoding alanine/glycine:cation symporter family protein, whose amino-acid sequence MDGLLAFITAVCGKIQVISDLFWDFPTNFEWYANIPILGNFTLAIILLIGSGIYFTIRLRFIQIRKFKHGIEVLKNSKAKTGISPLASFFLSTAMRVGPGNILGVTGAVSVGGPGALLWMWISAFFGMATAFVESTLSQIFKEKKDDEYIGGMAFYGRKLLKNSAIVGVILSLMYIIYAILCFPAQGFNTVSAMGQIASIISGTELPTTHAIYWIGFVIVIIATCAVSFGGTRKIAKVTDVLVPIMAIVYVLTVIILILINFTRIPWFFYAVFTEAFKPEAVFGGAFGIALMQGVKRGLMSNEAGQGTITMPAAASDAAHPCDQGCVQAIGVFLDTIVICTLTGFVVIMGRVWLTDAGDVWFELGKLPKYLASVEELTPGTAFNSVVTLLVSLCFGLFAFTCLLGFMSFSEICANRISRSKIFINVIRIIDIAVICFGMLTSIVGMDLGALWDLSDFANILIAYCNIPLLYVGFKYVKKAQEHFEREDGTAFTSDVVGIDVPVWDEKASK is encoded by the coding sequence ATGGATGGATTATTAGCGTTCATTACCGCTGTCTGCGGTAAAATTCAGGTAATCTCAGATTTATTTTGGGATTTTCCAACAAACTTTGAATGGTACGCCAACATCCCTATTCTGGGAAATTTCACTTTGGCTATTATTCTTCTTATTGGTTCTGGTATTTATTTCACCATCAGACTACGTTTCATACAGATTAGAAAGTTCAAACATGGCATAGAGGTTTTGAAAAACAGCAAGGCGAAGACAGGTATCTCGCCACTGGCTTCATTCTTCCTTTCCACTGCCATGCGCGTAGGCCCTGGAAACATCCTTGGCGTAACTGGAGCCGTCTCTGTTGGCGGACCTGGTGCACTTCTTTGGATGTGGATTTCAGCGTTTTTCGGAATGGCCACAGCCTTTGTAGAGTCTACACTTTCTCAGATTTTCAAAGAGAAAAAGGATGATGAATATATCGGTGGTATGGCCTTCTATGGCAGAAAGCTTCTTAAGAATTCAGCAATTGTCGGTGTAATTCTTTCACTCATGTACATCATTTACGCAATCCTTTGCTTCCCAGCTCAGGGCTTCAACACAGTTTCTGCAATGGGACAGATTGCAAGCATCATCAGTGGAACAGAGCTTCCAACCACCCACGCAATCTACTGGATTGGATTTGTAATCGTCATCATCGCAACCTGCGCTGTTTCCTTTGGCGGAACAAGAAAGATTGCAAAGGTCACCGACGTGCTTGTTCCTATCATGGCAATCGTTTATGTACTTACAGTTATCATTCTTATTCTAATCAACTTTACAAGAATTCCTTGGTTCTTCTATGCTGTATTCACAGAGGCCTTCAAGCCTGAAGCTGTTTTCGGCGGAGCCTTCGGAATCGCATTGATGCAGGGTGTTAAGCGTGGACTTATGTCTAATGAAGCTGGTCAAGGTACCATCACAATGCCAGCCGCTGCTTCAGATGCTGCACATCCTTGTGATCAGGGTTGTGTTCAGGCCATCGGCGTATTCCTTGATACAATCGTTATCTGTACACTTACAGGCTTCGTTGTTATCATGGGTCGCGTATGGCTCACAGATGCAGGCGATGTATGGTTCGAGCTTGGAAAGCTTCCAAAGTATCTCGCCTCTGTTGAAGAGCTCACTCCTGGCACAGCCTTCAACAGCGTAGTTACACTACTTGTTTCGCTTTGCTTTGGCTTGTTTGCATTTACCTGCTTACTTGGCTTTATGTCATTCTCAGAAATCTGCGCAAACAGAATTAGCCGCAGCAAAATCTTCATCAACGTAATTCGTATAATCGATATTGCAGTTATCTGCTTCGGTATGCTTACTTCAATCGTTGGTATGGATTTGGGCGCACTTTGGGATCTTTCAGATTTTGCAAACATCCTCATTGCCTACTGCAACATTCCACTGCTCTACGTCGGCTTCAAATACGTAAAGAAAGCCCAGGAGCACTTTGAGCGTGAAGACGGCACAGCCTTCACCTCCGACGTGGTCGGCATCGACGTACCAGTCTGGGACGAAAAAGCATCAAAATAA
- a CDS encoding DUF975 family protein, protein MWTIGEIKNQGKVAFRANYWRCVLVAFILSILTAGSASSSANNNSGDTSSVTNAFEALTAPEQLALGGLFLGVFSVAFIIGILIHIFLRNPLQVGCYRFFKANVQQPGAELGILKEGFSDFGHIFVTLLLRDIFLFLWFCLFLIPGIIKCYSYRMVPYIIKDNPELSATEVITKSREMMNGNKWRAFLLDLSFIGWIILGVITVGLVYVLWTAPYMSSTDAALYLELSKEQ, encoded by the coding sequence ATGTGGACAATTGGTGAAATTAAAAATCAAGGTAAAGTTGCCTTTAGGGCAAATTATTGGCGCTGCGTGTTGGTGGCATTTATCTTGTCAATTCTTACAGCAGGTTCTGCAAGTTCTTCTGCAAACAATAATTCAGGCGATACATCATCAGTAACAAATGCATTTGAGGCTTTGACAGCTCCTGAGCAGTTGGCTTTGGGCGGTTTATTCCTTGGAGTATTCAGTGTAGCATTTATAATCGGTATTCTTATTCATATTTTCCTTCGCAATCCACTTCAGGTTGGTTGCTATCGTTTCTTCAAAGCAAATGTACAGCAGCCTGGTGCTGAGCTTGGAATACTTAAAGAGGGCTTCAGTGATTTCGGTCATATTTTTGTTACCCTTTTGTTAAGAGACATTTTCCTTTTCCTTTGGTTCTGCCTGTTTTTGATTCCAGGAATTATCAAATGCTATTCTTATAGAATGGTGCCATATATTATCAAGGATAATCCTGAGCTTTCAGCAACAGAGGTTATTACAAAGTCTCGCGAGATGATGAACGGAAATAAGTGGAGAGCATTCCTTCTTGATCTTTCATTTATCGGATGGATTATACTTGGTGTTATCACAGTAGGACTTGTATATGTTCTTTGGACAGCCCCATATATGTCAAGCACTGATGCAGCTTTGTATCTTGAGCTCTCAAAGGAGCAGTAG
- a CDS encoding LysR family transcriptional regulator: MNTTQIDYFRKIAEVGNMTKAAEELHVSQPALSRIIKSMEDELDMRLFDRIGRSMVLSKAGHAFYESCDQFLTQLGRIQLSAKTNSDTEGSLSLVTCVESIYVAKLISEFSLLYPKILLCEKTSYAYDNYVDWNDCDFAIRATSSDFEANFADGYVGNRNHLLAENFDDTNNRDINDSFSFLTNIMNEPYSLVVNKDMKIASKDVVSLGEAADLPFILPTAEHSHRSRILDFCQIYNFTPKCRLETTHYSIVLEMISKSECVALIPKDAPGLGGFTQAKMLKLDNPSICRNINLYQNKTKPESAAAAAFRQFITAELALNRLN; this comes from the coding sequence ATGAACACTACACAAATAGATTACTTTAGAAAAATTGCCGAGGTTGGCAATATGACAAAGGCTGCTGAGGAGCTTCATGTTTCTCAGCCTGCCCTGAGTCGAATCATAAAATCCATGGAGGATGAACTGGATATGAGGCTTTTCGACCGAATCGGCCGCTCCATGGTTTTGAGCAAAGCAGGACACGCTTTCTATGAGTCCTGCGACCAATTTCTCACCCAGCTTGGAAGAATCCAACTTTCCGCCAAGACCAATTCTGACACCGAAGGCTCACTCTCTCTTGTCACCTGCGTGGAAAGTATCTATGTAGCGAAGCTCATCTCCGAGTTTTCGTTGCTTTATCCAAAGATTCTTCTCTGTGAAAAGACATCCTATGCCTATGACAACTACGTGGACTGGAACGATTGTGACTTCGCCATCCGAGCCACCTCAAGCGATTTTGAGGCCAATTTTGCAGACGGATATGTTGGAAACAGAAATCATCTTCTGGCTGAAAACTTTGACGATACAAACAACAGAGACATCAACGATTCCTTCAGCTTCCTGACCAACATCATGAACGAGCCATATTCTCTGGTAGTGAATAAGGATATGAAAATCGCTTCAAAGGATGTAGTTTCTCTCGGCGAAGCTGCTGATTTGCCATTCATCCTGCCTACAGCTGAACACTCACACCGCTCGAGAATTTTGGATTTCTGCCAGATATATAATTTCACACCAAAATGCCGTCTGGAAACCACCCACTACAGCATCGTTCTTGAAATGATTTCAAAGAGTGAGTGCGTTGCCCTGATTCCAAAGGATGCCCCTGGCCTTGGTGGCTTCACTCAGGCAAAGATGCTAAAGCTTGATAACCCTAGCATTTGTCGAAACATCAACCTTTATCAAAACAAGACAAAGCCTGAGTCTGCCGCAGCAGCTGCCTTCAGACAGTTCATCACTGCTGAGCTTGCTCTCAACAGATTGAATTAA